The nucleotide window CGATCCTCGTTGCGCTTGGCTGCACGGTTGAGTGCACCGGTCTCAACCTCGTACAGTTCGGCGAGATCGCTGTCGAGCATCACCTGCTGTCCCCGCACGGTGTAGATCATGTCCCTGATCTGCGCGTCGCTTGAGAGAGCGATTGATGTCTCAGTCTTGGCAGGTTCTTTGTCGGGCATGGCCGTAGCCTTTCTCCTCGAACCATTGATGCAATTCTATCAAGCGCGTGCTCACATCCACCGCGAGACGGCGCGGAAGAGCCAGCGCACGAGACGCTCCCGATGTAGGAGACGTCGATGTCAACCGAGAGCCTCGGAACGTCGAGCATGAAGAGGTTGATCGCCGTGCCGCCGTGGAGCGCCAGCTTGCCCTTGAGGGAGGGGTGGCGCTCCATCTCGTCCAGGAGGTCGAGCAGGCGCTCGACCTTGTCCACGGTTCTCGGCTCGAACTCGTCGGTGCTCATGATGTCCATGAGAGGACCTCCCCTTCCGTCTCGGGCAGGTACAGCTTCCATCGAAAGCTCCAGCCCCTGTTCTCCTTCGCCTTAGGATCGAGTTTGGACGGGCCATGCCCGAGCCTCTCTTCGAGCGACAGAAGCGTCTCGTCTGCCACGCCCCAGTCAGCTTGCTTTGCATCGAGGAGCCAGCCTGCGCGGGCGACGACGGCTGCAGGCGCGCCGCCGAGGATCTCAAGCAAGACATCGATGTCAAGATAGGGAAACGCCGAGCAGGACCGCACGGTCTCCTCAGCGCCGCCTGCCCTCCCGGGACTCGTCAGGCAATCGACGATGGTCTGCTCGCGCGTGGTCACGCTAGCCGTGCCATACGACCTTGAGCGCATGGCCTGCGTCCGGGGGCTATCGCCGAGGTCGTATGGAACGTAGCGGATGCCCCCGTACTCGAACGGCGAGCGTACTTTTGCGGATCTGAAGGCACACTCGAAGCCGACGTTGTGCGCGACGCCGTGGGCGACGAGGGCAGAGTGGTACGAGATCACGGCCTCGGGGTCGGCGGTCCTGGCAACGAGGAACGGGTCGGGCGCCTCGCCGGTAAACTTGCCGGTCTTGGACACGTAGACGCCTCGTCGCACACGCTCCACCTTGCCGGATTTGACGGCGCGCCGTAGCTGCGTGTGTGCGGCCTCCACCGCCGCTATGGCGTAGACGTCCCCCGTCGTGAACGCCTGGTGCGATTCTATGTAGTCTTTGAACTTCATACAGACGAAGTATAGTAGAAACGGGTACAAAATGTAACCGTATCCATGAATTATAAACTGTAAATCAGCGTATTTCATCTGCTCACATCCACCGTGAGACGGCGCGGAAGAGCCGGCGCACGAAGCGCCAGACGAGCCTAAGGACGCCCATGTGAAGCCTCCTTCTCCTCTGCGGCGGCGAGCATGGCCTTGAGCTGGTCCACCGAGAAGCTGAGCGCGGGCTCGCGTCGCTTTGGCGCGCCAATGGCGCTGTCCATGATGGCGTCGCCGTAGCCGCTCATCTCCGCGTCGAAGCCCTCCTCGACCTTGCTCACGGCGGCGCGCTTGGCCTCCGGGTCCACGTCTGCGTAGATGTCCAGGGCTCCTTCACGTAGAAGCCGC belongs to Olsenella uli DSM 7084 and includes:
- a CDS encoding nucleotidyl transferase AbiEii/AbiGii toxin family protein, which gives rise to MDIMSTDEFEPRTVDKVERLLDLLDEMERHPSLKGKLALHGGTAINLFMLDVPRLSVDIDVSYIGSVSCAGSSAPSRGGCEHALDRIASMVRGERLRPCPTKNLPRLRHQSLSQATRRSGT
- a CDS encoding type IV toxin-antitoxin system AbiEi family antitoxin domain-containing protein, whose amino-acid sequence is MKYADLQFIIHGYGYILYPFLLYFVCMKFKDYIESHQAFTTGDVYAIAAVEAAHTQLRRAVKSGKVERVRRGVYVSKTGKFTGEAPDPFLVARTADPEAVISYHSALVAHGVAHNVGFECAFRSAKVRSPFEYGGIRYVPYDLGDSPRTQAMRSRSYGTASVTTREQTIVDCLTSPGRAGGAEETVRSCSAFPYLDIDVLLEILGGAPAAVVARAGWLLDAKQADWGVADETLLSLEERLGHGPSKLDPKAKENRGWSFRWKLYLPETEGEVLSWTS